The following are encoded together in the Lathyrus oleraceus cultivar Zhongwan6 chromosome 3, CAAS_Psat_ZW6_1.0, whole genome shotgun sequence genome:
- the LOC127130623 gene encoding uncharacterized protein LOC127130623: MLSPIPFPSLLFQDVFQQKVELKHLLRKGISLDDTDDKSNHVSFSKTLVVDPNHIVETTQQNSHDESVGGEKEDSDDESMSVEDDLDYDDEPIGKKLTPGIAKILKNRKGNIVVFARKPSKASKKSVGVGPAKGWSKVVTPATRKGPSKGRKCPQGVTGKNIPVNVLEVPIDNISFHSVENVEKRKYVYQRRLDLERKLGKDSLECKEVMDLIEDASLMKSVVGFGNYFKKLVKKFIVNISKDYDSKMSNYYMKVYVRGKCVEFSPEVINRFMGRSEEEQAKVKVTNNVVCREITAKQKIKLESLIKAFSEEGVDENLDGDEEEGNEDEGNDTDGDKDEEINGSSDI, from the exons ATGTTATCTCCAATTCCATTCCCATCTTTGTTGTTCCAAGACGTGTTCCAACAAAAAGTGGAACTAAAACACCTGCTACGAAAAGGGATAAGCCTTGATGACACTGATGATAAAAGTAATCACGTGTCATTCTCTAAAACTCTAGTTGTTGACCCTAATCATATTGTCGAAACCACTCAACAAAACTCTCATG ATGAATCAGTTGGTGGTGAGaaagaagattctgatgatgaaaGTATGTCTGTTGAGG ATGATCTAGATTATGATGATGAGCCTATAGGAAAGAAATTGACTCCTGGTATTGCTAAAATATTAAAGAATAGGAAAGGGAATATTGTTGTGTTTGCAAGGAAGCCTTCTAAGGCATCCAAGAAAAGTGTTGGTGTTGGACCTGCAAAAGGGTGGAGCAAAGTTGTGACTCCTGCTACCAGAAAAGGTCCTTCAAAAGGAAGGAAGTGCCCTCAA GGAGTTACTGGGAAAAATATTCCTGTAAATGTGCTTGAAGTTCCCATTGACAATATTTCTTTTCACTCTGTGGAAAATGTTGAAAAACGGAAATATGTGTACCAAAGAAGACTAGATTTGGAAAGAAAGCTTGGCAAGGATTCTCTTGAATGCAAGGAAGTGATGGATCTTATTGAGGATGCTAGCTTGATGAAGAGTGTTGTTGGTTTTGGTAATTATTTTAAGAAGTTAGTGAAGAAATTCATTGTGAATATTTCTAAGGACTATGACAGTAAGATGAGCAATTACTACATGAAGGTTTATGTCAGAGGTAAGTGTGTGGAGTTTTCTCCTGAGGTTATCAACAGGTTTATGGGTAGGAGTGAGGAGGAGCAAGCTAAGGTGAAAGTGACAAATAATGTTGTCTGCAGGGAGATCACTGCAAAACAG AAAATCAAACTTGAGAGCCTCATCAAAGCCTTTTCTGAGGAGGGTGTTGATGAAAACTTGGATGGTGATGAGGAAGAGGGAAATGAAGATGAAGGAAATGATACTGATGGTGACAAAGATGAGGAAATAAATGGCAGTTCTGACATTTGA